In Arachis hypogaea cultivar Tifrunner chromosome 2, arahy.Tifrunner.gnm2.J5K5, whole genome shotgun sequence, a genomic segment contains:
- the LOC112743771 gene encoding flavanone 3-dioxygenase 3, giving the protein MDHDKEEKSSSLFSTGNSAQEMGFTYVPQRYVVPTLQRPSLAPNDANVAVIDIAALRNNNGLSAENRFRVIQEISDACRSLGFFQIVNHGISESVLEGAISVASKFFDLPTKEKLKLGSSDVRKPVRYATSLKNGVDKHQFWRVFLKHYAHPLNDWIHMWPDNPPDYREKMGRYCEEIKKVSLEVMEAILESLKLKASTTPALTKKLEDGMQVMAVNCYPPCPEPAMALGLPPHSDYSCLTIVYQNCQGLEIMDSTTCSWKLVPHVPYALQVHIGDHFEVLSNGLFKSVVHRATLHRDRTRFSIVSLFSLGMDDKMGVAAELIDDDDDDHEHPKKYRESSFRDFLDFLASNDIAQGKNFIDTLKIEKNN; this is encoded by the exons ATGGATCATGATAAGGAGGAGAAATCAAGTTCATTATTCTCAACAGGAAATAGTGCTCAAGAGATGGGTTTCACTTATGTTCCACAACGTTACGTGGTTCCAACTTTGCAAAGGCCCAGTTTGGCACCAAACGATGCTAATGTTGCTGTTATTGACATAGCTGCGCTCAGGAATAATAATGGCTTGTCAGCAGAAAATAGGTTTCGTGTAATTCAAGAAATTAGCGACGCCTGTCGTAGCTTGGGCTTCTTTCAA ATTGTAAACCACGGAATAAGTGAGTCAGTGTTGGAGGGAGCAATATCCGTAGCATCGAAGTTTTTCGATTTGCCGACAAAGGAAAAGTTGAAATTGGGTTCAAGTGATGTGCGCAAGCCAGTGAGGTACGCAACAAGCTTGAAAAATGGGGTTGATAAGCATCAATTTTGGAGGGTTTTTCTAAAACACTATGCTCACCCCTTGAACGATTGGATTCACATGTGGCCTGATAATCCACCAGACTACAG GGAAAAGATGGGGAGATATtgtgaagaaataaagaaagtgaGCCTAGAGGTGATGGAAGCAATCCTAGAAAGTCTGAAATTGAAGGCATCAACAACACCGGCTCTAACAAAAAAACTTGAAGATGGGATGCAAGTGATGGCAGTGAACTGCTACCCACCATGTCCAGAGCCAGCTATGGCCTTAGGCCTTCCACCACACTCTGACTACAGCTGCCTCACCATCGTGTACCAAAACTGCCAAGGCCTTGAGATAATGGATTCTACTACGTGTTCTTGGAAGTTAGTTCCACATGTTCCTTATGCACTTCAAGTTCATATCGGTGATCACTTTGAGGTGCTAAGCAATGGTTTGTTCAAGAGTGTTGTCCATAGAGCTACTCTTCACAGGGACAGGACAAGGTTCTCCATTGTTAGCTTGTTTAGTTTGGGAATGGATGATAAGATGGGGGTTGCTGCAGAgcttattgatgatgatgatgatgatcatgagcATCCAAAGAAGTACAGGGAAAGCAGCTTCAGAGATTTTCTTGATTTTCTTGCGTCTAATGACATCGCTCAAGGGAAGAACTTCATTGATACGCTGAAGATCGAAAAGAATAATTAG